A genomic window from Bdellovibrio sp. SKB1291214 includes:
- the tmk gene encoding dTMP kinase, with protein sequence MSFLVFEGLDGSGKSSLMKALEAELQKRGIPTYMTREPGGTPLGDEIRNMVLRKEGPAPTPRTELLLYEASRSQHVDQVIRPKIEKGLWVLCDRFSASSIAFQSGGREISEADVVMLNNFATGGLKAHLTILLDLPVEESRNRRQGRGEQNGEGEDRIESEADTFHEKVRQSFLAQAKADPSSWLVLNAKETPAVLFEQLVKALTDKKILK encoded by the coding sequence ATGTCTTTTTTGGTATTTGAGGGTCTTGACGGCTCCGGCAAAAGCTCACTGATGAAGGCTCTGGAAGCAGAGCTGCAAAAACGTGGAATTCCCACATACATGACTCGTGAACCGGGCGGCACCCCTTTGGGAGATGAAATCCGTAACATGGTTTTGCGGAAAGAAGGTCCTGCACCTACGCCGCGCACGGAGTTGCTTTTGTATGAAGCAAGCCGTTCACAGCATGTGGATCAAGTGATTCGTCCGAAAATTGAAAAAGGCTTGTGGGTTTTATGTGATCGTTTTTCAGCAAGCTCCATCGCTTTCCAAAGCGGTGGCCGCGAAATTTCAGAAGCTGATGTTGTGATGTTGAATAACTTTGCAACCGGCGGACTGAAAGCTCATTTGACGATTTTGTTGGATCTGCCTGTTGAGGAATCCCGTAATCGTCGTCAAGGTCGTGGAGAGCAAAACGGTGAGGGTGAAGATCGTATCGAATCTGAAGCCGACACTTTCCATGAAAAAGTTCGTCAAAGTTTCTTGGCTCAAGCAAAAGCTGACCCGTCATCTTGGTTGGTATTGAACGCTAAAGAAACTCCGGCCGTGTTGTTTGAACAGTTGGTGAAAGCACTGACTGATAAAAAGATTTTGAAATAA